The proteins below come from a single Mercenaria mercenaria strain notata chromosome 3, MADL_Memer_1, whole genome shotgun sequence genomic window:
- the LOC123546526 gene encoding uncharacterized protein LOC123546526 has protein sequence MATKDTSPSRNPRTLSLQWSDRSLSLVDLLKEFTLPVIVKMNADDKSKKKKDASSMLQQPLLLYKEVKGFKVIARNISSLVAVKTSKDGVQFKEGGSVVAIPVDYPGWFRLLEEDTVPILSVANLARIMPASFLSAKRVTGFTLLDPFNKKEIMYEKLEYPPGVFYVHSVFEDYVKYVAEKNAVKRKLLRCLVCVTEDGIDVLVPFDVTGEFYIVEYKKAVSKSVKADKNACAYTLKQLVAVGAFTKPLVLKLLKGEPPNKPCGFSGVVKVFDIVKDWTIVAETLDGNRKLLELPVLPFPEFTPSTNGNDLLETGSLRPELMHISGGAADKYVKEIKVKTSFSLQPQHKTDEHVKLPPVKFGKSVTVPKKDREERKTKEEFEDKEEHFFFGQHLLDQNNSDSTNL, from the exons atggcaaCGAAAGACACCAGTCCATCGCGCAATCCTAGAACTCTTTCTCTGCAGTGGTCAGACAGGTCACTGAGTCTCGTTGATTTGTTAAAAGAATTTACACTTCCGGTCATAGTTAAAATGAACGCAGACGACAAGAGCAAAAAGAAGAAAGACGCCAGCAGCATGCTGCAGCAACCGTTGTTATTGTACAAAGAGGTGAAAGGGTTCAAGGTTATTGCTCGGAACATTTCTAGTCTCGTGGCTGTCAAAACTTCCAAAGATGGTGTCCAGTTCAAAGAGGGCGGGTCAGTGGTTGCCATCCCAGTTGACTATCCAG GTTGGTTTCGATTACTGGAAGAAGACACGGTTCCGATCCTCAGTGTCGCAAATCTTGCACGAATCATGCCTGCTTCCTTCCTGTCTGCCAAAAGAGTGACTGGTTTCACGCTTTTAGATCCGTTTAATAAGAAGGAAATAATGTACGAAAAACTAGAGTACCCGCCTGGAGTCTTTTACGTGCACAGCGTCTTTGAGGATTATGTGAAATATGTTGCTGAGAAAAATGCTGTTAAAAGGAAGCTGTTACGTTGTTTAGTTTGTGTCACGGAAGATGGAATAGATGTGTTAGTGCCGTTTGACGTCACAGGGGAATTCTATATTGTGGAATACAAGAAAGCCGTGTCCAAAAGTGTCAAGGCTGACAAGAACGCATGTGCATACACTTTAAAACAACTTGTCGCAGTTGGTGCATTTACAAAACCGCTAGTATTGAAACTTTTAAAGGGAGAACCACCAAATAAACCATGCGGATTTTCTGGAGTTGTGAAagtctttgatattgttaaagaTTGGACAATCGTGGCAGAAACGCTTGATGGCAACCGGAAGCTCTTAGAACTTCCAGTTTTGCCGTTCCCAGAATTCACTCCGTCCACAAATGGAAATGATCTCTTAGAAACTGGCTCCCTTCGTCCAGAGCTAATGCATATAAGTGGCGGGGCAGCAGACAaatatgttaaagaaataaaagtgaaaactaGTTTCAGCCTTCAGCCACAGCATAAAACTGATGAACATGTTAAATTACCGCCAGTTAAATTCGGAAAGTCAGTAACAGTTCCAAAGAAAGACAGAGAAGAAAGGAAGACAAAAGAAGAATTTGAGGACAAAGAAGAACACTTTTTCTTCGGCCAACATTTACTAGATCAAAATAACAGTGACTCCACAAATTTATAG
- the LOC128555940 gene encoding uncharacterized protein LOC128555940, translated as MERKRVSFNVKTATCGICRQQNLDADDTPAREAVVFCKTCAEFLCASCLKPHRKLVVTENHQLLNRDHVIIEEDKNDGARRVNGQFNIGILSSDAIKGYEVYRAKLIASMSKDPFSVEAEDATSTVTADDIQSADENSDDEVPVYNFTEYCSQHSEGLIKYYCEHHSQLCCELCKQNEHKICFSKLKFIPEVDFDSLTPPFRKIDAQIADFKEYDRKLQCDLKELKKSRETFLHDLKIKKRELLNWLNLMEVRAVRRLEIVFDKCKRDIEKKRQKAKHACEDLRAEVYFLKEILRSDMHDNIYKYIKMKQADKSVNEALKKKEHRQFTNTRFCLKINDDFQSAQRDAGQLYEMNFEKKDETKYNIRLKEEKRTCNITGCAMLPTGGIALADRNNANIKVFNSQFKLTAKLNVPDGLFDLTCISQNALAVTSPLKSKINIAEIRPEPEIVKIIETGTGTCWGVKHHEGIFVVNCSTKDSSFIRAVDLDSNILFQVETKCNFYSEIAVDELTKHFTISTVTSCYIDGSDTKIKNYVDEHEVAVSESQQTTVLEYNYFNHLRTKGVTFDSHSNIVVCCKDTDQIYTIAHAGNDVELLLAEADGLCAPQALCYNDNKSKLLVTSENTDFIQIFEFAS; from the coding sequence atggAACGTAAACGAGTTTCTTTTAATGTCAAAACTGCTACGTGTGGAATATGCCGTCAACAGAACTTGGACGCAGACGACACTCCCGCGCGTGAGGCTGTTGTCTTCTGCAAAACGTGCGCAGAGTTTTTGTGCGCAAGTTGTTTGAAACCACACAGAAAGCTGGTTGTTACTGAAAACCACCAGCTTCTAAACAGAGATCACGTGATAATAGAAGAAGATAAAAATGATGGAGCAAGAAGAGTTAATGGACAGTTTAATATTGGAATTCTGTCGTCTGATGCAATAAAGGGATACGAAGTCTACAGAGCCAAACTGATAGCAAGCATGTCAAAAGATCCATTTAGTGTTGAAGCTGAAGATGCTACAAGTACAGTTACAGCAGACGATATTCAGTCAGCAGACGAAAACTCAGATGATGAAGTGCCAGTTTACAATTTTACGGAATACTGCAGTCAGCATTCGGAgggattaataaaatattattgtgaacATCATTCACAGCTGTGCTGTGAGCTTTGTAAACAAAACGAACATaagatttgtttttctaagttaaaaTTTATTCCGGAAGTAGACTTTGACTCTCTTACTCCACCTTTTAGAAAAATTGACGCCCAAATAGCAGATTTCAAAGAATACGACCGGAAGTTGCAGTGCGACTTGAAGGAATTGAAGAAATCACGAGAAACATTTTTGCATGACTTAAAAATCAAGAAGAGGGAATTACTGAATTGGTTAAATTTGATGGAAGTACGAGCTGTAAGAAGACTAGaaattgtttttgataaatgtaaaaGAGATATCGAGAAAAAGCGCCAGAAAGCAAAACACGCCTGCGAAGATTTACGCGCGGAGGTTTATTTTCTGAAAGAGATTTTGCGTAGTGATATGCATGACaacatctataaatatatcaAGATGAAACAAGCTGACAAATCGGTGAACGAGGCGTTGAAGAAAAAGGAACATAGACAGTTTACAAATACAAGATTCTGTTTGAAAATTAACGACGATTTTCAAAGTGCACAGAGGGATGCTGGGCAGCTGTACGAGATGAACTTTGAAAAGAAGGATGAAACAAAGTACAACATCCGCTTGAAGGAGGAAAAACGGACTTGCAACATCACCGGATGTGCAATGTTGCCGACAGGTGGCATTGCCCTAGCTGATAGAAACAACGCcaatattaaagtttttaattctcAATTCAAATTAACTGCTAAATTAAATGTACCAGACGGTCTGTTTGATCTTACGTGCATAAGTCAAAACGCGCTTGCTGTTACATCCCCTTTGAAGAGCAAAATCAACATCGCTGAGATTAGACCGGAACCGGAAATTGTCAAGATCATAGAAACTGGCACTGGGACATGTTGGGGTGTCAAGCACCATGAAGgtatttttgttgtaaattgtTCCACAAAAGATTCATCTTTTATTCGTGCAGTAGACTtagattcaaatattttattccaAGTCGAGACAAAGTGTAATTTTTATTCCGAAATCGCTGTAGACGAGCTAACTAAACATTTCACTATTTCAACAGTGACGTCATGTTACATCGACGGAAGTGATACAAAGATTAAAAATTATGTTGACGAACATGAAGTAGCTGTAAGCGAATCTCAACAAACAACGGTCCTAGAATATAACTACTTTAATCATCTCCGTACAAAGGGTGTAACCTTTGACAGTCATAGTAATATTGTAGTATGTTGTAAAGATACGGACCAAATTTACACTATTGCGCATGCCGGAAATGACGTTGAGTTACTTCTGGCGGAAGCGGATGGACTGTGCGCGCCTCAAGCGTTGTGTTACAATGACAACAAAAGTAAACTACTTGTAACTTCAGAAAACACtgatttcattcaaatatttgaatttgCTTCTTAA